Proteins found in one Larimichthys crocea isolate SSNF chromosome I, L_crocea_2.0, whole genome shotgun sequence genomic segment:
- the bod1l1 gene encoding biorientation of chromosomes in cell division protein 1-like 1 isoform X2, which produces MAGLPPGDPQLVSMIVSHLKTQGLFDQFRRDCLADVDTKPAYLNLKQRVDNFVSNHLSNHTWSPHLNKNQLRNNIRQLVLQSGMLEQGVDRIVAQVVDPKINHIFRPQVERVVREFLSPGSCSEEPPPPPPPTETKPDSSIFEQASSSTPATTSASDAMSILDTITSLNQEASVWASSSSDKGRKGHASDEPMQLVEEGEQDMCIVEEGDGQHDGKTLEDAEELASEVQALEVKTEDTQEQMDVGKEGLLEEMKVEEEETGTQEFIEEEKDKAASKTTGKPSEEKQDDDLLKSSQAKQKARERIKEEYFLEDSDLEGLSDITVSSVHTSDLSSFEEESEDEELQSESSEEGELLSDDQGESAEKKRTGDAEEDRKPRRKAYVHKPFLYSRYYSDSDDEVTVEERRRSAAKDKEERLLKRQQNRERMEEKRKQKTGQTEEQDHKKQKSGDSAGLEGPRAKEARKERKVLEKKMALNRKRKLDSRKEGDVSSKKKGDAEGSKKAEVKSTTSKTPQPKLIRNLSESASSDERHRRTSGSVSEDSSEARKLSEKSRTHSFILELEQGSQEALKQRSVGKFDRLSRKELHSKERKEKERSLSDERAKLKQKQEKKPEHQADESQQKEGAAVKVSSEEKGEKKPKIKNEKKMSGTTREGKLTVSEADEGPKDATVKKVKAPSVETVKADKDKLREKEKDKDKSKEKEKVKGEKTSAKSDIKQLLRPDSAGSSEDRSDMEPGSDSSKKKDKHSKEVLKRSKSHSEDRQGDKPKSKMESKDSEKEKTKADQDSQKPNKSSLDTDKDPKRVKTTEKGRIEKAKSKSKEETKTLSSKTDNKVQSSDVKSTGSAPVSKPETAKEKKKEGNAKEQRKVSEEPLHEKSEVKSAKKKLEKKEKLPEKRDDSQEEKKAPKEDKVERSDKSSKSSVSSQSLDAEEQPKKRPVLQDTSTDSDPITTTVTTSFSDDTCDALSDITPEPPEGETESRLSEIPAVPAEADALLALMDVCTSAEARLLPESGQGDATPEMTLQDADMKMKEAALTLLSMDPDSTVSSSLICQDTREEPEVNQTADSQPMETTEAEQEEQHPPVDVQTAAEAVEFTATEPAPVTSQQTVEFVDETPNTADVSENSKEEMEVESVQVSGSLPPQEDDTTSDECQASLNKEEAKGAEIAPETQPDEKMAPPAAAKQAADAVACEAEEVRVAAEESTEEETSEMSSEQEQTEPDVSDTKTTSPKAEEVLAEDDQAKMDVDNSEAESKTVEEESVAAPQTMELSAPEKTDEMTESGSESQSKLVKQISNVPSTDSQEDEKGSDLSEKEEKTEGRGRRKRKLSSQKVAAVKESGDETEEKESKGQPSTEETDQEKLVEVKPPRRGRSSRTSEEAEKDQPQGPEKPEETLSHGERRSGAAAKEAAADDERKDEESTDETSSKKPAQSEERTEEESVPKKTSRCGSEVSLPSPAPEDTEAAGSSDSKETTDPRKPALKRKRSEEMEESVEAEEDVMMDNSQQEQSEQQPERDSGCAPSVSQAEAKEEAKEEAGSEKKPDDAEEEQPQKDQEMTPKKPGRRGRPPKAATVAAAAAAAAAAAATEDPDKKEKRAEEKEGEQNDEEEDEEEDGEQKGRATTRSASRLEAERNKPSKPSTRASRQNGKEETAAGTRGTRGQAAAAVKGGRKREASPPAVRTRGGQKSEEPPSKRAKR; this is translated from the exons ATGGCCGGTTTACCGCCCGGAGACCCGCAGCTGGTCTCGATGATCGTCAGTCACTTGAAGACACAGGGACTCTTCGACCAGTTCAGGAGGGACTGCCTGGCAGACGTTGATACAAAG CCCGCTTACTTGAACCTAAAACAAAGAGTGGACAACTTTGTCTCTAATCACCTCTCTAATCACACATGGAGCCCTCATCTGAACAAGAACCAGCTGAGGAACAACATCAGACAACTCGTGCTGCA ATCTGGGATGCTGGAGCAGGGAGTGGACAGGATTGTGGCCCAGGTGGTAGATCCCAAGATAAACCACATCTTCAGGCCGCAGGTGGAGAGGGTGGTCCGTGAATTTCTGTCACCTGGCAGCTGCTCTGAAGAACCACCACCCCCACCGCCTCCAACAGAGACCAAACCAGACAGCAGCATTTTTGAGCAAG CCTCATCATCTACTCCAGCTACCACTTCAGCCAGCGACGCCATGTCCATCCTGGACACCATAACCTCTCTGAACCAGGAGGCCAGCGTGTGGGCCAGTTCAAGCTCAGATAAAGGACGTAAAGGCCATGCTTCAGATGAGCCCAtgcagctggtggaggagggCGAGCAGGACATGTGCATCGTCGAGGAAGGAGACGGCCAACATGATGGGAAGACACTGGAAGACGCAGAGGAGCTGGCATCAGAGGTCCAGGCGTTAGAGGTGAAGACCGAGGACACCCAGGAGCAGATGGATGTTGGAAAAGAGGGGTTATTAGAGGAGATgaaggtggaagaggaggagacgggaACTCAGGAGTTtatagaggaggagaaagataAAGCTGCGAGCAAAACCACTGGGAAACCCTCAGAGGAAAAGCAGGATGATGATCTGCTGAAATCTAGTCAGGCAAAGCAGAAAGCCAGAGAGAGGATAAAGGAAG AATACTTTTTGGAGGACTCGGACCTGGAGGGCctgagtgacatcacagtgagcTCCGTCCACACCAGCGACCTGTCGTCATTTGAGGAAGAAAGTGAAGATGAGGAGCTGCAGTCTGAATCTTCTGAAGAGGGAGAGCTTCTATCAGATG ATCAAGGTGAGAGCGCAGAAAAGAAACGCACCGGAGACGCAGAAGAAGATCGCAAACCTCGCCGCAAGGCCTACGTTCACAAGCCCTTCCTCTACTCCCGTTACTATAGCGACTCAGATGATGAAGTCACTGTGGAGGAGCGTCGGAGGTCTGCG GCAAAGGACAAAGAGGAAAGGCTGCTCAAGAGACAACAGAACAGAGAGCGAATGGAGGAGAAGCGCAAACAGAAAACAGGGCAGACTGAAGAGCAAG atcacaaaaaacaaaagagtggGGACTCTGCCGGGCTGGAGGGCCCCAGAGCCAAAGAGGCTCGTAAAGAAAGGAAAGTCCTGGAGAAGAAAATGGCCCtcaacaggaagaggaagctaGACTCGAG GAAAGAGGGAGATGTTTCAAGCAAAAAGAAGGGAGATGCAGAAGGATCCAAGAAAGCA GAAGTGAAATCTACAACTTCCAAGACTCCACAGCCCAAACTGATAAGAAATCTGTCAGAATCGGCATCGTCTGACGAGCGACACAGGAGGACAAGCGGCAGCGTCTCAGAGGATTCCAGCGAAGCCAGAAAGCTGTCTGAAAAAAGCCGGACACACTCCTTCATCTTGGAGTTGGAGCAAGGTTCCCAAGAGGCTCTCAAACAACGTTCAGTTGGGAAATTTGATAGGTTGTCCCGTAAAGAGCTTCACTCTAAAGAACGCAAAGAGAAAGAGCGCAGCTTGTCGGATGAACGTGCCAAGctcaaacaaaagcaggagaaaaaacCTGAACATCAGGCGGATGAATCTCAGCAGAAGGAAGGTGCTGCTGTTAAAGTGTCCTCTGAAGAGAAAGGTGAGAAGAAGCCTAAGattaaaaatgagaagaaaatgtcGGGAACAACAAGAGAAGGAAAGCTGACTGTGTCAGAGGCAGACGAGGGTCCTAAAGATGCTACTGTGAAGAAGGTGAAAGCTCCATCCGTGGAGACCGTGAAGGCAGACAAGGACAAActcagagaaaaggagaaggatAAAGAtaagagcaaagaaaaagaaaaggtcaagGGAGAGAAAACTTCAGCTAAAAGTGATATCAAGCAGCTGCTCCGCCCTGATTCGGCCGGTTCTTCTGAGGATCGGTCTGACATGGAGCCCGGGTCCGACAGCAGCAAGAAGAAAGATAAGCACTCCAAGGAAGTCCTGAAAAGGTCAAAGAGCCACTCCGAGGACAGACAAGGAGACAAACCCAAATCGAAAATGGAGAGTAAAGACAGCGAGAAGGAAAAAACTAAAGCAGATCAAGACAGCCAGAAGCCAAACAAGTCGAGCTTGGACACTGACAAAGATCCAAAAAGGGTGAAGACAACAGAAAAAGGAAGGATAGAAAAAGCTAAATCTAAATCCAAAGAGGAAACGAAGACTCTGTCATCAAAGACGGATAATAAAGTTCAGAGTTCAGACGTCAAAAGCACAGGAAGTGCACCGGTCAGCAAACCTGAGACagcaaaggagaagaagaaagaaggaaatgcAAAGGAACAGCGGAAAGTCTCCGAGGAACCTCTGCATGAGAAATCAGAAGTCAAGAGTGCAAAGAAAAAActggagaagaaagagaagctcccagaaaagagagatgacagccaagaagagaagaaagcaCCCAAAGAAGACAAAGTGGAGAGATCGGATAAATCTTCAAAGTCTTCAGTTTCCTCGCAGAGTCTCGACGCAGAGGAGCAGCCGAAGAAACGCCCTGTTCTCCAAGATACCAGCACCGACTCTGATCCCATCACCACCACTGTCACCACCTCATTCTCCGACGACACCTGTGACGCTTTAAGCGACATCACCCCCGAGCCACCCGAGGGCGAAACAGAGTCGCGGCTCAGCGAGATCCCAGCTGTGCCGGCCGAAGCCGACGCTCTGCTGGCGCTCATGGACGTCTGCACCTCGGCAGAGGCCAGACTTCTACCTGAGAGCGGTCAAGGGGACGCCACACCCGAGATGACTCTGCAGGATGCCGATATGAAGATGAAAGAAGCGGCTCTGACTCTGCTCTCCATGGATCCTGACAGTACAGTGTCCTCCAGCTTAATTTGCCAAGATACAAGGGAAGAGCCAGAGGTGAATCAGACCGCAGATTCTCAACCGATGGAAACCACTGAAGCTGAACAAGAAGAGCAGCATCCTCCTGTGGACGTGCAAACAGCTGCTGAAGCTGTTGAGTTTACAGCCACCGAGCCGGCACCAGTTACATCTCAGCAGACTGTTGAGTTTGTCGATGAGACACCAAACACTGCAg ATGTGTCTGAAAATTCAAAGGAAGAAATGGAAGTGGAAAGCGTTCAAGTGTCTGGGTCTCTTCCtccacag GAGGATGACACTACCTCAGATGAATGTCAAGCTTctttaaataaagaggaagcCAAAGGTGCAGAAATTGCTCCTGAAACACAGCCGGATGAAAAAATGGCACCACCAGCAGCTGCCAAACAAG CTGCCGATGCTGTTGCGTGTGAAGCGGAAGAGGTCAGAGTAGCCGCAGAGGaaagcacagaagaagaaacgtcGGAAATGTCCAGTGAACAAG AGCAAACTGAGCCAGATGtttcagacacaaagacaacgaGCCCTAAG GCAGAGGAAGTGCTAGCTGAGGACGACCAGGCCAAGATGGACGTAGATAATA GTGAGGCAGAGAGTAAGACAGTGGAGGAAGAAAGTGTTGCAGCTCCACAAACT ATGGAACTCAGTGCCCCAGAGAAGACTGATGAGATGACAGAAAGTGGATCTGAGAGTCAGTCCAAACTGGTCAAACAAATCA gtaaCGTCCCCAGCACAGACAGCCAGGAAGATGAGAAGGGATCCGACCTGTCAGAAAAG GAAGAGAAGAcggagggaagaggaagacgtAAGCGAAAGCTGTCCAGTCAGAAAGTTGCAGCGGTGAAAGAATCTG GTgatgagacagaagaaaaggaaagtaaaGGGCAACCGTCTACTGAG GAGACCGATCAGGAGAAGCTTGTGGAAGTCAAACCACCACGCAGGGGTCGATCATCCAGAACCAGcgaggaggcagagaaggacCAACCTCAAGGACCTGAGAAACCGGAGGAGACACTGAGTCATGGGGAAAGACGTTCAGGAGCTGCAGCCAAAGAAGCCGCTGCTG ATGATGAGCGTAAAGACGAGGAGAGCACCGATGAGACCTCATCAAAAAAACCAGCTCAGAGCGAAGAG AGAACTGAGGAAGAAAGTGTGCCGAAGAAAACAAGTCGGTGTGGAAGTGAAGTCAGTCTGCCATCTCCTGCTCCAGAAGACACCGAAGCCGCAGGAAGCTCCGACTCCAAAGAAACCACTGACCCGC GTAAACCAgcactgaagaggaagaggtcaGAGGAAATGGAGGAATCTGTGGAG GCTGAAGAGGACGTAATGATGGACAACAGTCAACAGGAGCAAAGTGAGCAACAacctgagagagacagtg GTTGCGCCCCTTCAGTGAGTCAGGCA GAGGCCAAAGAGGAGGCCAAGGAGGAGGCCGGCAGCGAGAAGAAACCAGATGAT GCTGAGGAGGAGCAACCTCAAAAAGACCAAGAGATGACTCCAAAGAAACCAGGACGGAGGGGACGGCCGCCGAAAGCAGCgacagtagcagcagcagcagcagcagcagcagcagccgcagccacAGAGGATCCAG ataaaaaggagaaaagggcagaagaaaaagaaggcgAGCagaatgatgaagaggaggatgaggaggaggatggtgagCAAAAAGGAAGAGCGACCACACGTTCAGCATCTCGCCTGGAGGCTGAAAG GAACAAGCCAAGTAAACCATCCACCCGGGCAAGTCGACAGAACGGTAAAGAGGAGACCGCAGCTGGCACACG CGGGACGAGGGGCCAGGCAGCAGCGGCGGTGAAGGGGGGCCGTAAACGGGAAGCCAGCCCCCCTGCAGTGCGAACACGGGGAGGACAGAAATCGGAGGAGCCCCCTTCCAAGAGAGCCAAACGCTAA
- the bod1l1 gene encoding biorientation of chromosomes in cell division protein 1-like 1 isoform X1, producing the protein MAGLPPGDPQLVSMIVSHLKTQGLFDQFRRDCLADVDTKPAYLNLKQRVDNFVSNHLSNHTWSPHLNKNQLRNNIRQLVLQSGMLEQGVDRIVAQVVDPKINHIFRPQVERVVREFLSPGSCSEEPPPPPPPTETKPDSSIFEQASSSTPATTSASDAMSILDTITSLNQEASVWASSSSDKGRKGHASDEPMQLVEEGEQDMCIVEEGDGQHDGKTLEDAEELASEVQALEVKTEDTQEQMDVGKEGLLEEMKVEEEETGTQEFIEEEKDKAASKTTGKPSEEKQDDDLLKSSQAKQKARERIKEEYFLEDSDLEGLSDITVSSVHTSDLSSFEEESEDEELQSESSEEGELLSDDQGESAEKKRTGDAEEDRKPRRKAYVHKPFLYSRYYSDSDDEVTVEERRRSAAKDKEERLLKRQQNRERMEEKRKQKTGQTEEQDHKKQKSGDSAGLEGPRAKEARKERKVLEKKMALNRKRKLDSRKEGDVSSKKKGDAEGSKKAEVKSTTSKTPQPKLIRNLSESASSDERHRRTSGSVSEDSSEARKLSEKSRTHSFILELEQGSQEALKQRSVGKFDRLSRKELHSKERKEKERSLSDERAKLKQKQEKKPEHQADESQQKEGAAVKVSSEEKGEKKPKIKNEKKMSGTTREGKLTVSEADEGPKDATVKKVKAPSVETVKADKDKLREKEKDKDKSKEKEKVKGEKTSAKSDIKQLLRPDSAGSSEDRSDMEPGSDSSKKKDKHSKEVLKRSKSHSEDRQGDKPKSKMESKDSEKEKTKADQDSQKPNKSSLDTDKDPKRVKTTEKGRIEKAKSKSKEETKTLSSKTDNKVQSSDVKSTGSAPVSKPETAKEKKKEGNAKEQRKVSEEPLHEKSEVKSAKKKLEKKEKLPEKRDDSQEEKKAPKEDKVERSDKSSKSSVSSQSLDAEEQPKKRPVLQDTSTDSDPITTTVTTSFSDDTCDALSDITPEPPEGETESRLSEIPAVPAEADALLALMDVCTSAEARLLPESGQGDATPEMTLQDADMKMKEAALTLLSMDPDSTVSSSLICQDTREEPEVNQTADSQPMETTEAEQEEQHPPVDVQTAAEAVEFTATEPAPVTSQQTVEFVDETPNTADVSENSKEEMEVESVQVSGSLPPQEDDTTSDECQASLNKEEAKGAEIAPETQPDEKMAPPAAAKQAADAVACEAEEVRVAAEESTEEETSEMSSEQEQTEPDVSDTKTTSPKAEEVLAEDDQAKMDVDNSEAESKTVEEESVAAPQTMELSAPEKTDEMTESGSESQSKLVKQISNVPSTDSQEDEKGSDLSEKEEKTEGRGRRKRKLSSQKVAAVKESGDETEEKESKGQPSTEETDQEKLVEVKPPRRGRSSRTSEEAEKDQPQGPEKPEETLSHGERRSGAAAKEAAADDERKDEESTDETSSKKPAQSEERTEEESVPKKTSRCGSEVSLPSPAPEDTEAAGSSDSKETTDPRKPALKRKRSEEMEESVEAEEDVMMDNSQQEQSEQQPERDSGCAPSVSQAEDQEEAKEEAKEEAKEEAKEEAKEEAKEEAKEEAKEEAKEEAGSEKKPDDAEEEQPQKDQEMTPKKPGRRGRPPKAATVAAAAAAAAAAAATEDPDKKEKRAEEKEGEQNDEEEDEEEDGEQKGRATTRSASRLEAERNKPSKPSTRASRQNGKEETAAGTRGTRGQAAAAVKGGRKREASPPAVRTRGGQKSEEPPSKRAKR; encoded by the exons ATGGCCGGTTTACCGCCCGGAGACCCGCAGCTGGTCTCGATGATCGTCAGTCACTTGAAGACACAGGGACTCTTCGACCAGTTCAGGAGGGACTGCCTGGCAGACGTTGATACAAAG CCCGCTTACTTGAACCTAAAACAAAGAGTGGACAACTTTGTCTCTAATCACCTCTCTAATCACACATGGAGCCCTCATCTGAACAAGAACCAGCTGAGGAACAACATCAGACAACTCGTGCTGCA ATCTGGGATGCTGGAGCAGGGAGTGGACAGGATTGTGGCCCAGGTGGTAGATCCCAAGATAAACCACATCTTCAGGCCGCAGGTGGAGAGGGTGGTCCGTGAATTTCTGTCACCTGGCAGCTGCTCTGAAGAACCACCACCCCCACCGCCTCCAACAGAGACCAAACCAGACAGCAGCATTTTTGAGCAAG CCTCATCATCTACTCCAGCTACCACTTCAGCCAGCGACGCCATGTCCATCCTGGACACCATAACCTCTCTGAACCAGGAGGCCAGCGTGTGGGCCAGTTCAAGCTCAGATAAAGGACGTAAAGGCCATGCTTCAGATGAGCCCAtgcagctggtggaggagggCGAGCAGGACATGTGCATCGTCGAGGAAGGAGACGGCCAACATGATGGGAAGACACTGGAAGACGCAGAGGAGCTGGCATCAGAGGTCCAGGCGTTAGAGGTGAAGACCGAGGACACCCAGGAGCAGATGGATGTTGGAAAAGAGGGGTTATTAGAGGAGATgaaggtggaagaggaggagacgggaACTCAGGAGTTtatagaggaggagaaagataAAGCTGCGAGCAAAACCACTGGGAAACCCTCAGAGGAAAAGCAGGATGATGATCTGCTGAAATCTAGTCAGGCAAAGCAGAAAGCCAGAGAGAGGATAAAGGAAG AATACTTTTTGGAGGACTCGGACCTGGAGGGCctgagtgacatcacagtgagcTCCGTCCACACCAGCGACCTGTCGTCATTTGAGGAAGAAAGTGAAGATGAGGAGCTGCAGTCTGAATCTTCTGAAGAGGGAGAGCTTCTATCAGATG ATCAAGGTGAGAGCGCAGAAAAGAAACGCACCGGAGACGCAGAAGAAGATCGCAAACCTCGCCGCAAGGCCTACGTTCACAAGCCCTTCCTCTACTCCCGTTACTATAGCGACTCAGATGATGAAGTCACTGTGGAGGAGCGTCGGAGGTCTGCG GCAAAGGACAAAGAGGAAAGGCTGCTCAAGAGACAACAGAACAGAGAGCGAATGGAGGAGAAGCGCAAACAGAAAACAGGGCAGACTGAAGAGCAAG atcacaaaaaacaaaagagtggGGACTCTGCCGGGCTGGAGGGCCCCAGAGCCAAAGAGGCTCGTAAAGAAAGGAAAGTCCTGGAGAAGAAAATGGCCCtcaacaggaagaggaagctaGACTCGAG GAAAGAGGGAGATGTTTCAAGCAAAAAGAAGGGAGATGCAGAAGGATCCAAGAAAGCA GAAGTGAAATCTACAACTTCCAAGACTCCACAGCCCAAACTGATAAGAAATCTGTCAGAATCGGCATCGTCTGACGAGCGACACAGGAGGACAAGCGGCAGCGTCTCAGAGGATTCCAGCGAAGCCAGAAAGCTGTCTGAAAAAAGCCGGACACACTCCTTCATCTTGGAGTTGGAGCAAGGTTCCCAAGAGGCTCTCAAACAACGTTCAGTTGGGAAATTTGATAGGTTGTCCCGTAAAGAGCTTCACTCTAAAGAACGCAAAGAGAAAGAGCGCAGCTTGTCGGATGAACGTGCCAAGctcaaacaaaagcaggagaaaaaacCTGAACATCAGGCGGATGAATCTCAGCAGAAGGAAGGTGCTGCTGTTAAAGTGTCCTCTGAAGAGAAAGGTGAGAAGAAGCCTAAGattaaaaatgagaagaaaatgtcGGGAACAACAAGAGAAGGAAAGCTGACTGTGTCAGAGGCAGACGAGGGTCCTAAAGATGCTACTGTGAAGAAGGTGAAAGCTCCATCCGTGGAGACCGTGAAGGCAGACAAGGACAAActcagagaaaaggagaaggatAAAGAtaagagcaaagaaaaagaaaaggtcaagGGAGAGAAAACTTCAGCTAAAAGTGATATCAAGCAGCTGCTCCGCCCTGATTCGGCCGGTTCTTCTGAGGATCGGTCTGACATGGAGCCCGGGTCCGACAGCAGCAAGAAGAAAGATAAGCACTCCAAGGAAGTCCTGAAAAGGTCAAAGAGCCACTCCGAGGACAGACAAGGAGACAAACCCAAATCGAAAATGGAGAGTAAAGACAGCGAGAAGGAAAAAACTAAAGCAGATCAAGACAGCCAGAAGCCAAACAAGTCGAGCTTGGACACTGACAAAGATCCAAAAAGGGTGAAGACAACAGAAAAAGGAAGGATAGAAAAAGCTAAATCTAAATCCAAAGAGGAAACGAAGACTCTGTCATCAAAGACGGATAATAAAGTTCAGAGTTCAGACGTCAAAAGCACAGGAAGTGCACCGGTCAGCAAACCTGAGACagcaaaggagaagaagaaagaaggaaatgcAAAGGAACAGCGGAAAGTCTCCGAGGAACCTCTGCATGAGAAATCAGAAGTCAAGAGTGCAAAGAAAAAActggagaagaaagagaagctcccagaaaagagagatgacagccaagaagagaagaaagcaCCCAAAGAAGACAAAGTGGAGAGATCGGATAAATCTTCAAAGTCTTCAGTTTCCTCGCAGAGTCTCGACGCAGAGGAGCAGCCGAAGAAACGCCCTGTTCTCCAAGATACCAGCACCGACTCTGATCCCATCACCACCACTGTCACCACCTCATTCTCCGACGACACCTGTGACGCTTTAAGCGACATCACCCCCGAGCCACCCGAGGGCGAAACAGAGTCGCGGCTCAGCGAGATCCCAGCTGTGCCGGCCGAAGCCGACGCTCTGCTGGCGCTCATGGACGTCTGCACCTCGGCAGAGGCCAGACTTCTACCTGAGAGCGGTCAAGGGGACGCCACACCCGAGATGACTCTGCAGGATGCCGATATGAAGATGAAAGAAGCGGCTCTGACTCTGCTCTCCATGGATCCTGACAGTACAGTGTCCTCCAGCTTAATTTGCCAAGATACAAGGGAAGAGCCAGAGGTGAATCAGACCGCAGATTCTCAACCGATGGAAACCACTGAAGCTGAACAAGAAGAGCAGCATCCTCCTGTGGACGTGCAAACAGCTGCTGAAGCTGTTGAGTTTACAGCCACCGAGCCGGCACCAGTTACATCTCAGCAGACTGTTGAGTTTGTCGATGAGACACCAAACACTGCAg ATGTGTCTGAAAATTCAAAGGAAGAAATGGAAGTGGAAAGCGTTCAAGTGTCTGGGTCTCTTCCtccacag GAGGATGACACTACCTCAGATGAATGTCAAGCTTctttaaataaagaggaagcCAAAGGTGCAGAAATTGCTCCTGAAACACAGCCGGATGAAAAAATGGCACCACCAGCAGCTGCCAAACAAG CTGCCGATGCTGTTGCGTGTGAAGCGGAAGAGGTCAGAGTAGCCGCAGAGGaaagcacagaagaagaaacgtcGGAAATGTCCAGTGAACAAG AGCAAACTGAGCCAGATGtttcagacacaaagacaacgaGCCCTAAG GCAGAGGAAGTGCTAGCTGAGGACGACCAGGCCAAGATGGACGTAGATAATA GTGAGGCAGAGAGTAAGACAGTGGAGGAAGAAAGTGTTGCAGCTCCACAAACT ATGGAACTCAGTGCCCCAGAGAAGACTGATGAGATGACAGAAAGTGGATCTGAGAGTCAGTCCAAACTGGTCAAACAAATCA gtaaCGTCCCCAGCACAGACAGCCAGGAAGATGAGAAGGGATCCGACCTGTCAGAAAAG GAAGAGAAGAcggagggaagaggaagacgtAAGCGAAAGCTGTCCAGTCAGAAAGTTGCAGCGGTGAAAGAATCTG GTgatgagacagaagaaaaggaaagtaaaGGGCAACCGTCTACTGAG GAGACCGATCAGGAGAAGCTTGTGGAAGTCAAACCACCACGCAGGGGTCGATCATCCAGAACCAGcgaggaggcagagaaggacCAACCTCAAGGACCTGAGAAACCGGAGGAGACACTGAGTCATGGGGAAAGACGTTCAGGAGCTGCAGCCAAAGAAGCCGCTGCTG ATGATGAGCGTAAAGACGAGGAGAGCACCGATGAGACCTCATCAAAAAAACCAGCTCAGAGCGAAGAG AGAACTGAGGAAGAAAGTGTGCCGAAGAAAACAAGTCGGTGTGGAAGTGAAGTCAGTCTGCCATCTCCTGCTCCAGAAGACACCGAAGCCGCAGGAAGCTCCGACTCCAAAGAAACCACTGACCCGC GTAAACCAgcactgaagaggaagaggtcaGAGGAAATGGAGGAATCTGTGGAG GCTGAAGAGGACGTAATGATGGACAACAGTCAACAGGAGCAAAGTGAGCAACAacctgagagagacagtg GTTGCGCCCCTTCAGTGAGTCAGGCAGAGGATCAAGAGGAGGCCAAGGAGGAGGCCAAGGAGGAGGCCAAGGAGGAGGCCAAGGAGGAGGCCAAGGAGGAGGCCAAGGAGGAAGCCAAGGAGGAGGCCAAAGAGGAGGCCAAGGAGGAGGCCGGCAGCGAGAAGAAACCAGATGAT GCTGAGGAGGAGCAACCTCAAAAAGACCAAGAGATGACTCCAAAGAAACCAGGACGGAGGGGACGGCCGCCGAAAGCAGCgacagtagcagcagcagcagcagcagcagcagcagccgcagccacAGAGGATCCAG ataaaaaggagaaaagggcagaagaaaaagaaggcgAGCagaatgatgaagaggaggatgaggaggaggatggtgagCAAAAAGGAAGAGCGACCACACGTTCAGCATCTCGCCTGGAGGCTGAAAG GAACAAGCCAAGTAAACCATCCACCCGGGCAAGTCGACAGAACGGTAAAGAGGAGACCGCAGCTGGCACACG CGGGACGAGGGGCCAGGCAGCAGCGGCGGTGAAGGGGGGCCGTAAACGGGAAGCCAGCCCCCCTGCAGTGCGAACACGGGGAGGACAGAAATCGGAGGAGCCCCCTTCCAAGAGAGCCAAACGCTAA